From the Spirochaetota bacterium genome, one window contains:
- a CDS encoding histone deacetylase family protein, with the protein MERPFYIVYDSLYTTNYVTASVEKPQRVHQIMKELGDSYPIINPTSCTDEDILLCHSEGLLTMEKQDEVRFSVAKLAAGGAITAATMAMEGKPAFAVIRPPGHHANPDHNWGFCYFNNMGIAIKRLLADNMIKKAIILDIDLHFGDGTDTIFKSNINVPVLNIQSSNPVDFINETKSRLQQCGSADIVGISAGFDQYIKDWGANLSTQDYYTIGQIAGIHAKQYCKGHIFAILEGGYYIPDLGKNVIAFIEGIRNGLYD; encoded by the coding sequence ATGGAACGTCCATTTTATATCGTCTATGACTCTTTATATACAACCAACTATGTAACTGCATCAGTGGAAAAACCCCAACGTGTACATCAAATAATGAAGGAATTGGGCGATAGTTACCCTATAATTAACCCCACAAGTTGCACTGACGAAGATATACTTCTTTGCCATTCTGAAGGCTTGCTAACCATGGAGAAACAGGATGAAGTGCGCTTTTCAGTTGCAAAATTAGCTGCAGGAGGTGCAATCACCGCCGCTACAATGGCAATGGAAGGAAAGCCTGCCTTTGCTGTTATACGGCCACCAGGACATCATGCCAACCCTGACCATAACTGGGGATTTTGCTACTTTAACAATATGGGAATTGCCATAAAGAGGCTCCTAGCTGATAATATGATAAAGAAAGCAATAATTCTTGATATTGACCTGCATTTTGGCGATGGTACTGATACCATTTTTAAATCTAATATTAATGTGCCCGTATTAAACATACAATCATCTAACCCTGTTGATTTTATCAATGAAACAAAATCACGATTGCAGCAATGTGGTAGTGCTGATATAGTAGGTATAAGCGCAGGATTTGATCAGTATATAAAAGACTGGGGTGCAAATCTTTCAACTCAGGACTATTACACAATTGGTCAGATAGCAGGAATACATGCAAAACAGTACTGCAAAGGTCATATATTTGCCATTCTAGAAGGCGGTTATTATATCCCTGATTTGGGGAAAAATGTTATAGCTTTTATTGAAGGTATTCGTAATGGCCTTTATGATTGA